In Pseudomonas sp. R76, one genomic interval encodes:
- a CDS encoding YbdD/YjiX family protein produces MFNDISRLGKYLGQAARLMVGMPDYDTYVEHMQTKHPDKPMMDYKAFFRERQEARYGGKGGPKCC; encoded by the coding sequence ATGTTCAATGACATCAGTCGCCTCGGTAAATACCTCGGTCAGGCCGCGCGCCTGATGGTCGGCATGCCCGACTACGATACGTACGTCGAGCATATGCAAACCAAACACCCGGACAAACCGATGATGGACTACAAGGCGTTCTTCCGGGAACGCCAGGAAGCCCGTTACGGTGGCAAGGGTGGGCCTAAATGCTGCTAG